The uncultured Bacteroides sp. genome includes the window AAGATGAAGCAATCGGGCACAATGCGTTCAGGCGACATCGATCGGCATTGATAATCATAATAATACCGTTTATAAAGAGGATAATTTTCGCCCATGTACTTATCTAAACTGAATCCCAGGAGGCTATCACCAACAACAATGGATTCATTGAGAGCAGATATCTGAGCATAAATTCTGGGAACCTTTATTTCCGGGACTTCCTTTTTTAGTTTCCTGAACCCTTTTGTCAGGCCACGTTCCACTTTATTCAAATTGGGAAACCGGGTTTCTACATCCGACATCAGAGAAAGCAATGTAGAATCAGAATAAAAAGCTTTCAACTTTTGCGTAATATGATCATCATCAACGCTACCAATAGCAAGCACATTCTCTATGAGCATTTTAGTGGCTTGCATATTCTCCGTATTCATTTTTTGCAAAGCCGATAAACTATTGAACTTAACATATTCATTCAACAGTTTATCGTAACGAATCACGGAGATGTGTTCATCCTCTATTCGCTCCTTTGGTTTGTCGCTATTCACTTTGCATGAAGTGGCAAACAATGCGATAAGAAAAAGGAAAAATAATCCGCGCTGTTTCATTCCTTACCAAAGTAAAGAATGAAACCCGCAGAAAAAAAGTCAGTTCCTATTTCAGTTTGCTTATCCATAAATAAAATGTCCGCTTTCGTCTTTGAACTCTTCAATACCTTTTTCATAAGCCGACATTGCACGAAGACTCATACCGACACTTGAAAAGCCACCATCGTGATATAGATTCTGCATGGTAACCTTACGGGTCAGATCAGAAAACATAACGATGCAATAATCAGCACATTCATCGGCCGTAGCATTACCCAACGGCGACATGCGATCGGCAAAATCAAAAAGCTTATCCATTCCTTTCACCCCTGACCCGGCGGTAGTCATTGTAGGTGATTGAGAAATTGTATTCACACGTATATTATGTTCACGACCATAAATATAGCCGAAGCTACGGGCAATTGATTCCAACAAAGCTTTTGCGTCCGCCATATCGTTATATCCGAAAAAGGTACGTTGGGCAGCAACATAGCTCAATGCCAGAATAGAACCATATTCGGCTATCGCATTTTGTTTTTTTGCTACTTGAATCATTTTATGAAATGACACGGCAGAAATATCAAGCGTCTTATCAAGCATTTCGTAATCAAGATCGTCATAAGTACGTCTTTTACGTACATTAGGAGACATTCCGATGGAATGTAACACAAAATCTATCTGACCGCCAAGCACCTCTGTGGAACGTTTAAACACATTCTCCAAATCTTCAACACTAGTGGCATCAGCCGGAATAACTTCGCAGTTTAATTTTTCGGATAAAGCTGAAACTTCTCCCATGCGAACAGCAATAGGAGTATTTGATAATGTAATAGTTGCACCTTCTTCAACAGCCCTTTCGGCTACTTTCCAAGCGATGGATTGTTCATTCAACGCACCGAAAATAATTCCTTTTTTTCCTTTCAACAAATTGTAACTCATACCTATTTAATAGTTAAATTAGGTTGTAAAGATACGAACTTTCTCAATAAAACCAGACACCTGAGCCAAAGAAAAACCTAAATCAACAAAAAATCCACCTAAACTAACAAATAGTACACATGATGCACGGCATTCCCTAATATATTTGCAATCGGATAATTCAGGGGGGCTCATGAATATATAAAAGCCCATTTGCTATAAGCGCAGACCTCTGTTTTTGCTTTGCAAACGAAGCGAAGCAGGCTATTCATAGAAGCCGATATATCCTTTTAATTGCACAATAAACAAAAAAATTACGATTTATAAATTTATAGAAACTCCAAAACGAATGAAGACATTACCCAAGAGGCTTATTTTACTCGCCGCCATATCCTTGCCTTTAATAAATGGAAGTAATAAAGTACAAGCGCAAAATCAGGAAAGCATTGACAATAGCATCTACAAAAACATTCCTTTTGACATGCCGGAAGTAGAACAACCTGTTTTTCCGGAATATGCAGTCAGCATTCTCAGCTTTGGAGCCAAAGGAGATGGCATAGTACTAAACACAAAAGCAATCAACGATGCCATAAAAGACGTTAATGCCAAAGGCGGAGGAAAGGTAATCATCCCTAAAGGACTCTGGCTAACCGGACCGATAGAAATACTAAGTAACGTAAATCTATATACAGAGAAGAATGCATTAGTGCTCTTCACCGGAGATTTTGATGCTTATCCTATTATAGAAACCTCTTTCGAAGGATTAGAAACCCGCCGGTGCCAATCTCCCATATCAGCTCGCAATGCCGACAATATAGCCATTACCGGATACGGCGCATTTGATGGTTCCGGAGACAGCTGGAGACCGGTAAAAAAAGAGAAACTAACAGCACCACAATGGAGCAAATTGCTAAAGTCGGGAGGGGTACTTGATAAAACAAAGAAAATATGGTATCCTACCGCCGGTTCTTTGAAAGGAGCCCTGGCATGCACGAATTTTAATAATCCGGAAGGAATAGAAACGGACGAAGAATGGAATGAAATTAAACCCTGGCTCCGCCCCGTTATGGTAAACATTGTAAAGAGTACAAGGGTGCTTATTCAGGGCGTTACGTTTAAGAATTCGCCAAGTTGGTGCATTCATCCCCTGTCTTGCCAAAACATTACGCTTAATAACGTGAAAGTATTTAATCCGTGGTACTCGCAAAATGGAGATGCTCTCGATTTAGAATCGTGCAAGAATGCGCTGATCATTAATTCAACCTTTGATGCAGGAGACGACGCCATCTGCCTTAAATCGGGTAAAGATGAAGACGGCCGTAAAAGAGCCGAGCCCTGCCAGAATGTATTGGTGAAGAATAACACAATATTACATGGACACGGA containing:
- a CDS encoding gliding motility lipoprotein GldB, with product MKQRGLFFLFLIALFATSCKVNSDKPKERIEDEHISVIRYDKLLNEYVKFNSLSALQKMNTENMQATKMLIENVLAIGSVDDDHITQKLKAFYSDSTLLSLMSDVETRFPNLNKVERGLTKGFRKLKKEVPEIKVPRIYAQISALNESIVVGDSLLGFSLDKYMGENYPLYKRYYYDYQCRSMSPERIVPDCFIFYLLSEYPIPANDKRTLLDVMLHYGKINYIVEQILEYHSPEDMLSYTEAEKKWCKENRKKIWEYMLNNGHLQATDPMLIREYTKSAPFTAFYGHESPSLLGIWMGAQIVTSYMKHHKKVTLHDLLQMTDYNRMLSESNYNV
- a CDS encoding glycoside hydrolase family 28 protein → MKTLPKRLILLAAISLPLINGSNKVQAQNQESIDNSIYKNIPFDMPEVEQPVFPEYAVSILSFGAKGDGIVLNTKAINDAIKDVNAKGGGKVIIPKGLWLTGPIEILSNVNLYTEKNALVLFTGDFDAYPIIETSFEGLETRRCQSPISARNADNIAITGYGAFDGSGDSWRPVKKEKLTAPQWSKLLKSGGVLDKTKKIWYPTAGSLKGALACTNFNNPEGIETDEEWNEIKPWLRPVMVNIVKSTRVLIQGVTFKNSPSWCIHPLSCQNITLNNVKVFNPWYSQNGDALDLESCKNALIINSTFDAGDDAICLKSGKDEDGRKRAEPCQNVLVKNNTILHGHGGFVVGSEMSGGVKNIYVSDCTFLGTDVGLRFKSTRGRGGVVENIFIDNINMINIPNEALLFDLFYGGKAPDELTDSDRIERTDSMPVSIETPAFRNIHISNIYCKGAGRAMFFNGLPEMPIQNITVENVIISDAVEGAVISQADGVTLQNIKIVTKQGTNLQVKNAKNVSVDGVLYKEINAEGKALNFK
- a CDS encoding enoyl-ACP reductase, encoding MSYNLLKGKKGIIFGALNEQSIAWKVAERAVEEGATITLSNTPIAVRMGEVSALSEKLNCEVIPADATSVEDLENVFKRSTEVLGGQIDFVLHSIGMSPNVRKRRTYDDLDYEMLDKTLDISAVSFHKMIQVAKKQNAIAEYGSILALSYVAAQRTFFGYNDMADAKALLESIARSFGYIYGREHNIRVNTISQSPTMTTAGSGVKGMDKLFDFADRMSPLGNATADECADYCIVMFSDLTRKVTMQNLYHDGGFSSVGMSLRAMSAYEKGIEEFKDESGHFIYG